One region of Brassica napus cultivar Da-Ae chromosome A10, Da-Ae, whole genome shotgun sequence genomic DNA includes:
- the LOC106371547 gene encoding E3 ubiquitin-protein ligase XBAT32, with protein sequence MRFLSLVGNSFGCSASGERLVSAARDGDLQEAKALLDYNPRLARYSTFGVRNSPLHYSAAQGHHEIVSLLVESGVDINLRNYRGQTALMQACQHGHWEVVLTLILFGANIHRSDYINGGTALHLAALNGHPRCIRILLSEYIPSVPNCWSLLKSNKSSVSGFDRSVLQEVINRAADGGITPLHVAALNGHIETVQLLLDLGASVTQVTVEDGTTIDLIGAGSTALHYASCGGNTQCCQLLIGKGASLAAINSNGWTPLMVARSWHRDWLEETLNPTTEQQPQSHPPKVPSPFLCLPLMSIVKIAQECGWRENDCLTPCRDPCAVCLERKCTVAADGCGHEFCTNCALYLSTTTNTSSKTTSQATPGSVPCPLCRYGIASFTRLPDTTAITTTVTSSRTSISLSFCTCSSSSDVLDTALLTTNTQYSCNKPVVSRTGSRISQSVGSSSSFRSLSCHRFPPSLCLGGSDVDEPQRRLMNGSYSRSGLGFRRSASQVEGKRSWFSAFNHCVTAGGTAC encoded by the exons ATGAGGTTTCTGAGCCTCGTCGGAAACTCATTCGGTTGCTCCGCGTCCGGCGAACGATTAGTATCTGCAGCCCGAGACGGCGATTTACAAGAAGCCAAGGCTCTTCTTGATTACAACCCGAGACTCGCTCGCTACTCCACCTTCGGCGTTCGTAACTCTCCTCTCCATTACTCCGCCGCTCAAGGCCACCACGAG ATAGTTTCTCTGTTGGTGGAATCAGGTGTTGATATTAATCTCCGGAACTACCGTGGACAG ACGGCTTTGATGCAAGCTTGTCAACATGGTCATTGGGAGGTTGTTCTGACTCTCATTCTCTTTGGTGCTAAT ATTCACAGATCAGATTACATAAACGGTGGTACTGCTCTGCATCTCGCGGCTCTTAATGGTCACCCTCGGTGTATCAGGATACTGCTTTCAGAGTATATTCCAAGTGTTCCCAATTGCTGGAGCTTGTTGAAGAGTAATAAGTCCTCTGTTTCCGGATTTGATCGAAG TGTTCTTCAAGAGGTGATAAATAGAGCAGCAGATGGAGGAATCACACCTCTTCATGTAGCTGCTTTGAACGGACACATAGAGACGGTGCAGTTACTCTTGGATTTGGGAGCTTCCGTTACTCAGGTCACTGTGGAAGATGGAACCACAATAGATCTTATAG GTGCTGGGAGTACAGCTTTACATTATGCTTCCTGTGGAGGAAACACTCAGTGTTGCCAG cttTTGATCGGCAAGGGTGCCTCTTTGGCCGCCATAAACTCTAACGG ATGGACGCCATTGATGGTTGCTCGCTCATGGCACCGGGACTGGCTCGAAGAAACCCTGAACCCAACCACAGAGCAGCAGCCACAAAGCCATCCACCAAAAGTCCCTTCTCCTTTCCTCTGCCTTCCTCTAATGAGCATTGTCAAGATCGCTCA AGAATGCGGCTGGCGAGAAAACGACTGTCTAACTCCATGTCGTGACCCTTGCGCCGTTTGCTTGGAAAGAAAATGCACCGTGGCTGCAGATGGATGTGGTCATGAGTTCTGCACGAACTGTGCGTTATACCTAAGCACAACAACCAACACATCCTCAAAGACGACATCACAAGCCACACCAGGCTCAGTCCCATGCCCTCTCTGTCGCTACGGCATTGCTTCTTTCACCAGACTTCCCGATACAACAGCAATAACAACAACAGTGACGTCATCAAGAACAAGCATCTCATTGTCCTTCTGCACTTGCTCTTCCTCCTCTGATGTATTAGACACAGCTCTTCTTACCACCAACACTCAGTACAGCTGTAATAAACCGGTGGTTTCAAGAACCGGTTCTAGAATCTCACAATCCGTTGGTTCATCATCGTCATTTCGGTCACTTAGCTGCCATAGGTTTCCTCCGAGTCTCTGCCTAGGTGGCTCGGATGTTGATGAACCGCAGAGACGGTTAATGAATGGATCGTATTCAAGATCCGGTTTAGGGTTCAGGCGGTCGGCGTCTCAGGTTGAAGGAAAGCGTTCTTGGTTTTCTGCGTTTAACCATTGTGTTACAGCCGGTGGAACTGCGTGCTAA
- the LOC106371552 gene encoding VAN3-binding protein-like: MELALTSTDHHLQLSNNPSPSEAHPDSMDFLSREWCNFAVQSLQPDHYDRSIVPVETSIAKFQGDSSPVSCSKMDKSLKMDDPDFKPSMPSWKTNDVKSWIWMQQAMHPELSYEGFFRKKLKLPWKITPSIKKWWKEIKAKRKEEVRLQRAEVHAAVSLAGLAAALAAVASEKAEKDGGNNRPNTKEAAVASAAAVVAAQCAQMAETMGANRDQLSTMIGSAMTGTSVSEILALTASATTSLKGAATLKARRSCNINRLSGSAPVLPIEESSELPPEFDKNRYLLSQGTDLFVETPDGDFKARTVSIVLNKKGKVILKMKKHNLLRTKKECVVTNVHVELYKDSESEDNNIEDTCYLIVLKTNRGAMKLDMADDYGRYKTWITTIQHMLTLSSSSSFRSKYDLTFYNKN, translated from the exons ATGGAACTAGCATTAACATCAACAGATCATCATCTTCAGTTGAGCAATAATCCATCGCCTTCGGAGGCACATCCAGACAGTATGGACTTTCTATCTCGAGAATGGTGTAATTTTGCGGTTCAATCGCTTCAGCCTGACCATTACGACCGTTCCATTGTCCCCGTAGAGACATCGATCGCCAAGTTTCAAGGCGACTCAAGTCCTGTTTCTTGTTCT AAGATGGATAAGAGTCTGAAGATGGACGATCCAGATTTTAAGCCCTCGATGCCTTCATGGAAAACAAATGATGTCAAG TCATGGATATGGATGCAACAAGCAATGCACCCGGAACTGAGCTACGAAGGCTTCTTCCGCAAGAAACTT AAACTTCCATGGAAGATTACGCCGTCGATAAAGAAATGGTGGAAAGAGATTAAAGCGAAACGAAAGGAAGAAGTGAGGCTACAGAGAGCTGAAGTCCACGCCGCCGTTTCGTTAGCCGGTCTGGCCGCCGCTCTTGCCGCCGTAGCTTCCGAGAAAGCTGAAAAGGACGGTGGTAATAATCGACCAAACACGAAAGAGGCAGCCGTGGCGTCTGCGGCCGCTGTGGTGGCAGCGCAGTGTGCTCAGATGGCAGAGACAATGGGAGCAAACAGAGACCAGCTCAGTACAATGATTGGTTCGGCCATGACTGGGACAAGTGTCAGTGAGATACTCGCTCTCACTGCCTCAGCTACAACTT CTTTGAAAGGTGCTGCGACGCTAAAAGCAAGAAGAAGTTGCAATATCAATAGATTGAGCGGCTCTGCGCCTGTGTTACCTATTGAAGAATCTTCTGAGTTGCCTCCTGAATTTGACAAGAACAGATACCTTCTTTCTCAAGGAACCGATCTCTTTGTTGAGACACCAGATG GGGATTTCAAGGCTAGGACAGTGTCTATAGTCTTAAACAAGAAAGGGAAG GTGATTCTTAAAATGAAGAAACATAACTTACTCAGGACTAAGAAAGAAT GTGTTGTGACAAATGTTCATGTGGAACTTTATAAAGATTCGGAGAGCGAAGACAACAACATAGAAGACACTTGTTATCTCATTGTCCTGAAGACGAACAGAGGAGCTATGAAACTAGACATGGCTGATGATTACGGTCGTTACAAGACATGGATCACAACCATCCAACACATGCTcactctctcctcttcttcttcctttcgtTCAAAATACGATCTCACTTTCTACAAcaaaaactga
- the LOC125578987 gene encoding glutathione S-transferase T3-like, translating to MDHTNFVDLLTSQQDSVIPQSFPWESSSQVPVFSTQCTETSSFCEESSTQRKERKKWTPSDDLVLISAWLNTSKDPVVSNEQKAGTFWNRIAAYYAASPKVESGDKRGALQCKQRWQKIKFNLHHAWEELRYDQKWCEHASSKLGGSAKKRKCEDGAETESSQATINVDDLPTKRPAGVKAAKAASAKKPIVDKEADEKFGKLCSIKEKDLVLTERVSKMRLLDSLITKKEPLSEKEEALKSKLLTEMLDASG from the coding sequence ATGGATCACACGAATTTTGTTGACCTTCTGACCAGTCAACAAGATAGTGTCATTCCTCAATCGTTTCCTTGGGAGAGCTCATCACAAGTCCCTGTCTTCAGCACTCAATGTACAGAAACTTCAAGTTTCTGTGAAGAGTCATCTACACAgcgcaaagaaagaaagaaatggactCCTTCTGATGATCTTGTGCTCATAAGCGCCTGGTTAAACACCAGTAAAGATCCTGTCGTGAGCAATGAGCAGAAAGCAGGCACATTCTGGAACCGCATTGCAGCCTACTATGCAGCTAGTCCGAAGGTGGAAAGTGGAGATAAGCGAGGAGCTCTTCAATGCAAGCAAAGGTGGCAGAAGATTAAATTCAACCTTCACCATGCTTGGGAGGAGCTCCGCTATGACCAGAAATGGTGTGAGCATGCTAGTAGTAAGCTTGGTGGAAGCGCTAAGAAGAGAAAATGCGAGGATGGAGCAGAAACAGAAAGCTCTCAAGCTACTATCAATGTCGATGATCTACCTACCAAACGTCCTGCTGGTGTTAAGGCTGCGAAAGCAGCTTCTGCAAAGAAACCAATAGTAGATAAGGAGGCTGATGAGAAGTTTGGCAAGTTGTGCTCAATTAAAGAgaaagaccttgtcttgacaGAGAGAGTTTCCAAAATGAGACTGCTTGACAGTCTCATTACAAAAAAAGAACCACTttctgaaaaagaagaagcactGAAGAGTAAGCTTCTTACAGAGATGCTGGATGCTTCTGGTTGA
- the LOC125579191 gene encoding putative nuclease HARBI1 produces MASSSHNTFDVQDGESFDQYFDRYVDQYFDQTFESLAINHGDQEVQKKKRKKRVHIERNREEGNVRLWEDYFSETPTYPSNLFRRRFRMNKPLFMRVVDRLSNEVEFFRQKEDALGRLSLSPLQKCTAAIRVLAYGNAADAVDEYLRLGETTTRSCVEHFVEEIINLFGEEYLRRPTPADLQRLLEVGEFRGFPGMIGSIDCMHWEWKNCPTAWKGQYSRGSGKPTIVLEAVASFDLWIWHAFFGPPGTLNDINVLDRSPVFDDIIQGHAPAVTYYVNGREYHLAYYLTDGIYPKWATFIQSIREPQGPKAVLFAKHQEAIRKDVERAFGVLQARFAIVKNPALFWDKGKIGNIMRACIILHNMIVEDERDGYTLSNLSEFQHGDDPGSSHVDLDFQTDIPSNITNMMGARSRIRDQHKHQQLKADLVEHIWHKFGHNEDIN; encoded by the coding sequence ATGGCATCTTCATCCCATAATACGTTTGATGTACAAGATGGTGaaagttttgatcaatattttgatcggtatgttgatcaatattttgatcaaacttTCGAGAGTTTAGCCATTAATCATGGTGATCAAgaagtccaaaaaaaaaagaggaaaaaacgAGTTCACATCGAAAGGAACCGTGAAGAAGGCAATGTACGTTTATGGGaagattatttcagtgaaaccCCAACTTATCCTTCTAATCTATTCCGACGGCGATTCAGAATGAACAAACCATTGTTCATGCGtgttgttgatcgactctccaatgaagttgaattctTTCGACAAAAGGAAGATGCTCTCGGCCGGCTTAGTCTCTctccacttcaaaagtgtacagcagccattcgtgtcttggcataCGGTAACGCCGCTGATGCTgttgacgaatacctccgactCGGTGAAACAACTACTCGTTCATGTGTAGAACATTTTGTcgaagaaataataaatttattcggtgaagagtacctaagaagaccaacaccggctgatcttcaacgtctacttgaaGTTGGTGAGTTCCGTGGATTTCCCGgtatgataggaagcatcgattgtatgcattgggagtggaagaattgtcccaccgcttggaaagggcaatattcaCGTGGTTCCGGAAAACCCACAATTGTTTTAGAAGCGGTTGCTTCTTttgatctctggatatggcatgcgttttttggaccgCCAGGTactttaaatgatatcaatgttcttgaccgctcacctgtttttgatgatataATACAAGGTCACGCTCCGGCAGTCACTTACTATGTCAATGGAAGGGAgtatcatttggcttactatctcaccgacggtatttatccgaaatgggctaCTTTTATCCAATCAATTCGGGAGCCACAAGGGCCGAAAGCGGTTTTATTTGCTAAACACCAAGAAGCtatccgaaaagatgtcgagcgtgcttttggagtcttgcaagctcgctttgcaATTGTTAAAAACCCGGCACTTTTTTGGGACAAAGGCAAAATTGGgaatattatgagagcatgtatcatactccataatatgatagtggAAGATGAACGAGATGGATATACTCTGTCTAATCTTTCCGAGTTCCAACACGGAGACGACcccggaagttcacatgtcgatctcgaTTTTCAAACGGATATCCCTTCAAATATCACCAATATGATGGGTGCTCGAAGTAGAATTCGTGATCAACATAagcatcaacaactgaaagcggatttggttgaacatatatggcataaatttggacataatgaaGACATCAACTGA
- the BNACNNG19610D gene encoding transcription factor IBH1-like 1 has protein sequence MNTYNMVKQEFIKKWITTLHMLDSSVEHPLNVTERKNAIRLSSDIAMAATRSGATIWSRALISRTRKYTTTCKPVAHRILKKARNRMKNRCTTITRNGIFGAKMRVRKRTELLKSLVPGGELIYDKDYLIRETLDYIVYLQAQVDVMRTVAAIDSVTRDLS, from the coding sequence ATGAACACGTATAACATGGTAAAGCAAGAATTTATCAAGAAATGGATAACGACTCTCCACATGTTAGATTCTTCCGTTGAACACCCCCTGAACGTAACCGAGAGGAAAAACGCGATAAGACTATCATCGGACATAGCGATGGCAGCCACAAGAAGCGGCGCAACCATATGGAGCCGTGCTCTCATCTCTAGGACCAGAAAGTACACGACAACCTGCAAACCCGTGGCTCATAGAATACTCAAGAAAGCTCGGAACCGGATGAAGAATCGTTGTACTACTATTACACGAAATGGAATTTTTGGGGCGAAAATGAGAGTGAGAAAACGTACGGAATTGCTCAAGAGTCTAGTACCAGGAGGCGAGTTGATATACGACAAAGACTACTTGATAAGAGAGACACTTGATTACATTGTTTACCTCCAAGCACAAGTGGACGTAATGCGAACCGTTGCAGCCATCGATTCAGTCACCAGAGACTTATCGTAA